In a genomic window of Xenopus laevis strain J_2021 chromosome 5S, Xenopus_laevis_v10.1, whole genome shotgun sequence:
- the LOC121394358 gene encoding P2X purinoceptor 7-like → MFLHNAILPGKDSDVESTELSTSEDTEDESDHTDVIDTVCDLDLDSLYAGLRSMMQLQHVQCFQNDPVWPIGSDIPDENIENSRIDNTNWCACSLCVSMPTLAESLCCHELDDLKQHLSEEISCISQLAAIKAIILSEAMLTLMIRFHGKVSASQFKEHKHRYLRKAAYRSFTVWAHGFLGPRYRLPIPSCIVKTVRSTFPDPEGKYTGFFYAEDIDAADMALDF, encoded by the exons GATTCTGATGTTGAATCAACAGAACTAAGCACTTCTGAG GACACTGAAGATGAGAGTGACCACACTGACGTAATAGACACTGTCTGTGACCTG GATCTGGATTCGCTCTATGCTGGGTTAAGGTCTATGATGCAACTGCAGCATGTACAATGCTTTCAAAATGACCCTGTATGGCCTATTGGGTCCGATATTCCTGATGAAAATATAGAAAACTCCAGGATTGACAACACAAATTGGTGTGCTTGCAGTTTATGTGTCTCTATGCCTACATTAGCTGAATCTTTATGTTGTCATGAGCTTGATGATCTAAAACAACACCTAAGTGAAGAAATTTCATGCATTAGCCAGCTGGCTGCAATAAAAGCGATAATACTGAGTGAGGCTATGTTAACACTGATGATAAGATTTCATGGCAAAGTTTCAGCAAGCCAGTTTAAAGAACACAAGCACAG ATATCTTCGCAAAGCAGCTTATAGATCTTTTACAGTTTGGGCCCATGGCTTTCTAGGGCCAAGGTATCGTCTGCCGATCCCATCTTGTATTGTGAAGACTGTACGATCCACATTCCCTGACCCAGAGGGAAAATATACTGGTTTCTTTTATGCAGAGGATATCGATGCTGCTGACATGGCATTGGATTTTTAG